The genomic stretch TTTCGGTGGCCGCGGCGCCGAGGTCGTCCTGCGGCCCACGGCCAGCGTGGAGGTGGCGCGGGCCAGGCTGGCCGACATGGCCACCGGCGGCCCGACCCCCCTGGCCGAGGGGATCGATGCCGCCTTGGAGACCGCTCTGCGGGCGGCCGAGGCAGGCGACAATCCCACGATCGTGCTGCTCACCGACGGCCGGGCCACGGCCGGGCCGGGCGCCTTCGACCGGGCGCTGGTGGCCGCGTCGGCCGTGGCCGCCGCTGGGATGGGGGCACTCGTCCTCGACGCCGAGGATGGCCCCGCCCCCCTGGGGCTGGCGCCCCGGGTGGCGGCCGCCCTGGGCGGGCCCTGCGTGGCCCTGTCCGAGGTGTCGGCCTTGGCCGTTGAGGGCGCGGTGCGTGCTGCCCTCGGGGTCGGGGGCCGGCCGTGAACGGGCTGCTGCTCGTGGGCCACGGCTCGAAGTCGCCCACCGCCGCGGCCGAGACGGCGGCCATCGGGCGGATGATCTCCCGCGCCCTACCCGGGGACGCGGTGGAGGTCGGGTTCCTGGAGATGACCGACCCGCCAGCCGCCGCGGTCCTCGGGTCCCTGGTGGAGCGGGGATGCCGACGGGTGACCGTCCTGCCTCTGATGCTGCTCGGAGCGGGTCACGCCAAGAGCGACGTCCCTGCCCTGGTCCTGGCCGCTCGGGAGCGCTACCGCGACCTCGACTATCCGATCGAGATCGTCTTGGGCGCCCCGCTGGGGGTCACCCGCGACCTGGTGGCCACCCTGGGCGACCGGGTGAACCGGTCGGGTGCGGGCGGGCTACCGCTGCTGCTGGTGGCCCGGGGCACGTCGGACCCCGACGCCAACGGCGACGCCGCCAAGGTGTCCCGCCTGGTGGCCGAGTGGACGGGTGCCCCGTTCGCACACGCCGCGTTCACGGGTGTGACCGGGCCCCGGGTGCCCGACGGGCTCGACGTGTTCGACCGGCTCGGCCATCGGCGGATGGCGGTGGCCTTCTGGTTCCTGTGCCACGGCCTGCTGATCGACCGGGCCCGGGCCGAGATCGACGAGTTCACTTCCCGTACCGGCGTCGAGGTGATCGACGCCGGCTACATCGGCCCGGTGCCCAGCCTCGTCCCGGTCGTCCTCGACCGCTATCGGGAGGCCCTGGCCGCCCGCCCGGCTCACAACTGCGATCTGTGCGCCTACCGCGCCCCCTGGCCCGGCCGGGAGGACCGCGTCGGCCAGCCCGCCGGGACCGGCCACTCCCACCTGGCCGCCACCCACGGTACGGACCACACCCACGACCACGGCCTCCGCCCATGAGGCGGGGGCTGTCGTCCGTGGCCATCGGTTCCTAGTAGCCGCTGGCCGCAGCCGGCCGGTCAGTTGGAGACCACGGCCTGGATCTCGCGGGCCGAGAAGCCGTCGATCCTCCCGGTGGTGGTGCCTTCGGGCAGAGGGCCGCCACGGTCGCCCAGTTGCCAGGTCGCTGTCCACCTCTGGGTGACGACGACGTCGTAGCTCCCGGACCACTGGTAGTCGTGCTTGATCGTGCCGTGCGGCCACGGCTGTCCCTCGGTGCTGTGGGGACCGGTGAGCTCGCCGTCGCCCCAGTCGACGTAGTAGCGCCCCGACGCCTCGATCCTGAGCTCACCCAGCGGCGTCGCCTCGGTGTGTACGAACCATCCCTCGGTTTCCAGTCAGCGCCCCCGTCGTCCTCCACACCGCCGGGAACCCCATTGACGTAAATCACCAAGCCATTCCGACAAATGTACGACGCGTTATCCGCCCTCAGCGTGCAGTCTGCCGTCTCGGTGCTGGTGGGTTGGGAACTGCCTTGTTGTTGTTGAGACGGCGGCTCCCTGGACTTGCAGGAGGGCGAACAGAAGCGATGCTAGAAGGAAGCGCATGGATTCGGTTCTGGGGGCTTCGGGACCGTGTCTCCCCCACCAAGCTGGAACCTCGCACCGTTGTACTCGTATGCCCACCCGGTAGCGTTCTGGTTGGGAGCTGAGCCTTGGTCGAGCCGTCTTAGGGCTACCCACTGGGTTCGAAACCGTGGGTTCTCGCTCATAGATACCGCTGAGGCGTCTCTGTATACCCTGGCGAAAGCGCAGGTAGTTGAAGACGACAGGATCTCGACAACCGTCGTATGCTTGTTGCCAGGAGTGGGGTAAAGCCCAACAAAACCAGCGCGCAGGTCGTACTGAAGCACATCGAGTGCTCCCTGGAAGGAAACGTCACTGAGATGTAAGGCGCGAAGGCGAGCGACATCTTCCGGTGCGAGGCTCCGCGATGACATTGTGCTGCGGAGTATGTCGCCTTCGGCTTGGTCGAACCACGCGAGGACGCGGTTCAGGTAGGCGATGTCGATAATGTCCGGCACGGCATATGGGTTGGTGGTTGTGGTGGTGGCCGGCGCGGTGGGGACAGTTGCCGACGGGAGGTCGGCGGGCGCCTCACCGGTACACGAGGTCAGCACTGCCAGGCACACGGCCGCCACGCCACCAAGCCTTGCCCGCCTCCGCACGCCTCGTAGTAGATCTCAGCTTTCCAAACGCGGCAAGGGGCACTTCTCCCGGCTGCGGTTCGCCAGTCCACGGAGGCACCCTCGGCTGGCGGCGGGGTGGTGCCGGGCGAGCAGGCCCTCACGTGGCTGTGTGACTCCGAGGTGGCCGCCTGGTCATGGGG from Actinomycetota bacterium encodes the following:
- a CDS encoding sirohydrochlorin chelatase; the encoded protein is MNGLLLVGHGSKSPTAAAETAAIGRMISRALPGDAVEVGFLEMTDPPAAAVLGSLVERGCRRVTVLPLMLLGAGHAKSDVPALVLAARERYRDLDYPIEIVLGAPLGVTRDLVATLGDRVNRSGAGGLPLLLVARGTSDPDANGDAAKVSRLVAEWTGAPFAHAAFTGVTGPRVPDGLDVFDRLGHRRMAVAFWFLCHGLLIDRARAEIDEFTSRTGVEVIDAGYIGPVPSLVPVVLDRYREALAARPAHNCDLCAYRAPWPGREDRVGQPAGTGHSHLAATHGTDHTHDHGLRP